One Streptomyces sp. ML-6 genomic region harbors:
- a CDS encoding TadE/TadG family type IV pilus assembly protein codes for MNEHIPDSHTTATRRDRGQVAIEYLGFIPLMLLCGLLAIQAGLAAYAANQAGTGARAAARSASMSLGGGCDVEAGKDAMSGWTAKRARIRTSGSGQEVTCTTRVKVPDILPGVNIWGTAERSSTMPRT; via the coding sequence GTGAACGAGCACATTCCCGACTCCCACACCACGGCCACCCGTCGCGACCGCGGCCAGGTCGCCATCGAGTACCTGGGCTTCATCCCCCTGATGCTCCTGTGCGGCCTCCTCGCGATCCAGGCGGGCCTCGCCGCGTACGCCGCCAACCAGGCGGGCACGGGGGCCCGCGCGGCAGCGCGTTCGGCCAGCATGTCGCTCGGAGGCGGCTGCGACGTCGAGGCGGGCAAGGACGCGATGAGCGGCTGGACCGCCAAGCGGGCCCGCATCCGCACCAGTGGTTCCGGCCAAGAGGTCACCTGCACGACCCGCGTCAAGGTGCCCGACATCCTTCCGGGCGTCAACATCTGGGGCA